One window of the Bradyrhizobium sp. NP1 genome contains the following:
- a CDS encoding vitamin B12-dependent ribonucleotide reductase has protein sequence MRIERRHTKAGQSPYAGIDFRLTTSEIRNPDGSVVFRAENVEIPEVWSQVASDVLAQKYFRKAGVAARLKKVEEETVPSFLWRAVPDAEALSLLPEKERYVGETSAKQVFDRLAGCWTYWGWKGGYFSSEEDAQAFFDELRYMLAKQMVAPNSPQWFNTGLHWAYGVDGPGQGHYYVDWKTGKLTKSKSAYEHPQPHACFIQGIEDDLVNEGGIMDLWVREARLFKYGSGTGSNFSRLRGEGERLSGGGRSSGLMSFLKIGDRAAGAIKSGGTTRRAAKMVVVDVDHPDIETYIDWKVKEEQKVAALVTGSKINQKHLKAVMKACVNCEGSGDDCFDPEKNPALRREIKLARRSLVPDNYIKRVIQFAKQGYKDIQFDIYDTDWDSEAYLTVSGQNSNNSVSLKDDFLRAVETDGEWSLIGRTTKKVTKTLKARDLWEKIGYAAWASADPGLHFNTTMNDWHTCKASGDIRASNPCSEYMFLDDTACNLASANLLTFYDTTTKHFDVESYEHLCRLWTLVLEISVMMAQFPSKAIAELSYEFRTLGLGFANIGGLLMTMGLPYDSKEGRALCGTLTSIMTGIAYKTSAEMAAELGTFPGYKKNAAHMLRVIRNHRRAAHGQASGYEALSVNPVPLDHASCPQPALVAHATKAWDEALELGEKNGYRNAQTTVVAPTGTIGLVMDCDTTGIEPDFALVKFKKLAGGGYFKIINRAVPEALRALGYRESEIAEIEAYAVGHGSLSNAPAVNASTLKAKGFTDEAIAKVEKALPTAFDIKFAFNKWTFGEDFIRDQLGIGAEAIAAPNFDLLAAVGFTKREIEAANVHICGAMTVEGAPHLRPEHYPVFDCANPCGKIGKRYLSVESHIRMMAASQPFISGAISKTINMPNDATVEDCKSAYLLSWKLALKANALYRDGSKLSQPLNSQLIADDEDEDDAVEQLYDKPMAARATQVSEKIVEKLVERIIVMREREKMPDRRKGYTQKAVVGGHKVYLRTGEYDDGRLGEIFIDMHKEGAALRSFINNFAIAVSLGLQYGVPLDEYVDAFTFTRFEPAGPVQGNDSIKYATSILDYVFRELAVSYLSRFDLAHVDPTESSFDALGKGVEEGKEPDDTHGSHQAIKYLSKGLTRSRTDNLVVMRGGSAAVSSGSDSAPAGGSRVTALSQHGATNRAGDAAEGAVALKQESSHDLSPTEKLEALQWSKAGAAAAAAPSKAERRAEAKAKGYEGEMCSECGNFTLVRNGTCMKCDTCGSTTGCS, from the coding sequence ATGCGAATCGAACGACGCCACACCAAAGCCGGCCAATCACCCTATGCCGGCATCGATTTCAGATTGACGACATCGGAGATCCGCAACCCCGACGGCTCGGTGGTGTTTCGCGCTGAAAACGTCGAGATCCCCGAGGTCTGGTCGCAGGTCGCCTCCGACGTGCTGGCCCAGAAATACTTCCGCAAAGCCGGCGTCGCCGCCAGGCTGAAGAAAGTCGAGGAGGAGACGGTCCCCTCCTTCCTGTGGCGCGCGGTGCCGGACGCCGAGGCGCTGAGCCTGCTGCCCGAGAAGGAACGCTATGTCGGCGAGACCTCGGCCAAGCAGGTGTTCGATCGCCTTGCCGGCTGCTGGACCTATTGGGGCTGGAAGGGCGGCTATTTCTCTTCGGAAGAAGACGCGCAGGCCTTCTTCGACGAGCTGCGCTACATGCTGGCGAAGCAAATGGTGGCGCCGAACTCGCCGCAATGGTTCAACACCGGGCTGCACTGGGCCTATGGCGTCGACGGCCCCGGCCAGGGCCACTATTACGTCGACTGGAAGACCGGCAAGCTGACGAAATCCAAGTCGGCCTATGAGCATCCGCAGCCGCACGCCTGCTTCATCCAGGGCATCGAGGACGACCTCGTCAACGAGGGCGGCATCATGGACCTCTGGGTGCGCGAGGCGCGCCTGTTCAAATATGGCTCCGGCACCGGCTCGAACTTCTCGCGCCTGCGCGGCGAAGGCGAGCGCCTGTCCGGCGGTGGCCGCTCGTCGGGCCTGATGAGCTTCCTCAAGATCGGCGACCGCGCCGCCGGCGCGATCAAGTCGGGCGGCACCACGCGCCGCGCCGCCAAGATGGTCGTGGTCGACGTCGATCACCCCGACATCGAGACCTATATCGACTGGAAGGTGAAGGAGGAGCAGAAGGTCGCAGCGCTCGTGACCGGCTCCAAGATCAACCAGAAGCACCTCAAGGCCGTGATGAAGGCCTGCGTCAACTGCGAGGGTTCTGGCGACGACTGCTTCGATCCCGAGAAGAACCCGGCGCTCCGCCGCGAGATCAAGCTGGCGCGCCGCTCGCTGGTGCCCGACAACTACATCAAGCGGGTGATCCAGTTCGCCAAGCAGGGCTACAAGGACATCCAGTTCGACATCTACGACACCGACTGGGATTCGGAAGCCTACCTCACGGTGTCAGGCCAGAACTCCAACAACTCGGTCTCGCTGAAGGACGACTTCCTGCGCGCGGTGGAGACCGACGGCGAGTGGAGCCTGATCGGCCGCACCACCAAGAAGGTGACGAAGACGCTGAAGGCCCGCGACCTCTGGGAGAAGATCGGCTACGCCGCCTGGGCGTCCGCCGATCCGGGCCTGCACTTCAACACCACGATGAACGACTGGCACACCTGCAAGGCGTCCGGCGACATCCGCGCGTCCAATCCGTGCTCGGAATACATGTTCCTGGACGACACGGCGTGCAATCTGGCCTCTGCCAACCTGCTGACCTTCTACGACACCACGACCAAGCACTTCGACGTGGAGTCCTACGAGCATCTCTGCCGGCTGTGGACGCTGGTGCTCGAGATCTCCGTGATGATGGCGCAGTTCCCCTCCAAGGCGATCGCCGAGCTCTCCTACGAGTTCCGCACGCTGGGGCTCGGCTTTGCCAATATCGGCGGCCTCTTGATGACCATGGGGCTTCCTTACGACAGCAAGGAAGGCCGCGCGCTCTGCGGCACGCTGACCTCGATCATGACCGGCATCGCCTACAAGACCTCGGCCGAGATGGCGGCTGAACTGGGCACCTTCCCCGGCTACAAGAAGAACGCGGCGCACATGCTGCGGGTGATCCGCAACCACCGCCGCGCCGCGCACGGCCAGGCCTCCGGCTACGAGGCGCTGTCCGTCAACCCGGTGCCGCTCGACCACGCCTCCTGCCCGCAACCCGCCCTCGTCGCGCATGCGACCAAGGCCTGGGACGAGGCGCTGGAGCTTGGCGAGAAGAACGGCTACCGCAACGCGCAGACCACGGTGGTCGCGCCGACCGGCACGATCGGGCTCGTGATGGACTGCGACACCACGGGCATCGAGCCGGACTTCGCGCTGGTGAAGTTCAAGAAGCTCGCCGGCGGCGGCTACTTCAAGATCATCAACCGCGCGGTCCCCGAGGCGCTGCGCGCGCTCGGCTATCGCGAGAGCGAGATCGCGGAGATCGAGGCCTATGCCGTCGGCCACGGTTCGCTCTCCAACGCGCCGGCCGTCAACGCCTCCACCTTGAAAGCAAAGGGCTTCACCGATGAGGCCATCGCGAAGGTGGAAAAGGCGCTGCCGACCGCCTTCGACATCAAGTTCGCCTTCAACAAGTGGACTTTCGGCGAGGACTTCATCCGCGACCAGCTCGGCATCGGCGCGGAAGCCATTGCCGCGCCGAACTTCGACCTGCTCGCGGCGGTCGGCTTCACCAAGCGCGAGATCGAGGCGGCCAACGTCCACATCTGCGGCGCCATGACGGTGGAAGGCGCGCCGCATCTTAGGCCTGAGCACTATCCGGTGTTCGACTGCGCCAACCCCTGCGGCAAGATCGGCAAGCGCTATCTGTCGGTGGAAAGCCACATCCGCATGATGGCGGCGTCGCAGCCCTTCATCTCGGGCGCGATCTCGAAGACCATCAACATGCCGAACGACGCCACGGTCGAGGACTGCAAGTCCGCCTACCTCTTGTCCTGGAAGCTGGCGCTGAAGGCCAACGCGCTCTACCGCGACGGCTCGAAGCTCTCGCAGCCGCTCAACTCGCAGCTCATCGCCGACGATGAGGACGAGGACGATGCGGTCGAGCAACTCTACGACAAGCCGATGGCTGCGCGGGCGACGCAGGTCTCCGAGAAGATCGTGGAGAAGCTCGTCGAGCGCATCATCGTGATGCGCGAGCGCGAGAAGATGCCGGATCGCCGCAAGGGCTACACCCAGAAGGCCGTGGTCGGCGGACACAAGGTCTACTTGCGCACCGGCGAATATGACGACGGCCGCCTCGGCGAGATCTTCATCGACATGCACAAGGAAGGCGCCGCACTTCGCTCCTTCATCAACAACTTCGCGATCGCGGTCTCGCTCGGCCTGCAATACGGCGTGCCGCTCGATGAATATGTCGACGCCTTCACCTTCACCCGCTTCGAGCCGGCGGGCCCGGTGCAGGGTAACGACAGCATCAAGTACGCGACCTCGATCCTGGACTATGTGTTCCGCGAGCTCGCGGTGAGCTACCTGTCGCGCTTCGACCTCGCCCATGTCGATCCGACCGAGAGTAGCTTCGACGCGCTCGGCAAGGGCGTCGAGGAAGGCAAGGAGCCGGACGACACGCATGGCAGCCACCAGGCCATCAAGTACCTGTCGAAGGGCCTGACGCGCTCGCGCACCGACAACCTCGTGGTCATGCGCGGCGGCTCGGCGGCGGTCTCCTCCGGCTCGGACTCCGCGCCCGCGGGCGGCTCGCGCGTCACCGCGCTGTCGCAGCACGGGGCCACCAACCGCGCCGGCGATGCGGCCGAGGGCGCGGTTGCGCTCAAGCAGGAGTCGAGCCACGACCTCTCGCCGACCGAGAAGCTCGAGGCGCTGCAATGGAGCAAGGCGGGCGCCGCCGCAGCCGCCGCGCCCTCCAAGGCCGAGCGCCGGGCTGAGGCGAAAGCCAAAGGCTACGAAGGCGAGATGTGCTCCGAGTGCGGCAACTTCACCTTGGTGCGCAACGGCACCTGCATGAAGTGCGATACGTGCGGGTCGACGACGGGGTGTTCGTGA
- a CDS encoding nucleotidyltransferase, with the protein MNYSDRYLRQIASYSTVDVMLADVAIRIQLSPTDYQLAVDHYHAINEWLEREDSPLSRFVRDFYPQGGFAIGATVARHSSDDEFDIDVMADLAFRADVDPEDALATLHVAIRGERGSRYYLKTDRKTRCSTVSYDGMHLDVTPTVRLTGTAEKTGLIFHSKPEDPSEPKMSLYANPHGFAQWFIARTPPDQDFGTFFERRSLDYDRERAILSKRADAAPVPEQCPAYHKSRAVIALQLIKRWRNLAYDRRHKSRRLPPSVLLAFYVASHANQMTSLAEELSFQVESMLAVVGQEHDRGEKVFASNPMCREDILTDRWPADLNDQAVFIRELTDFAVKLRRLRGDIALPEMQQILEDLFGEKPARSAVKDHVQRVGKDVGSTGSRFMPGKAAIPAAVAGGTSAPSIARSAPSHKFFGDHPDDVPKRR; encoded by the coding sequence ATGAACTATTCCGATCGCTATCTGCGTCAGATCGCGAGCTACTCGACGGTCGACGTGATGCTGGCCGACGTCGCGATCCGGATCCAGCTCAGCCCGACCGACTACCAGCTTGCCGTCGACCACTACCACGCCATCAATGAATGGCTCGAGCGCGAGGACAGCCCCCTCTCGCGATTCGTCCGCGACTTCTATCCGCAAGGCGGCTTCGCGATCGGCGCGACCGTCGCGCGCCACTCGAGCGATGACGAGTTCGACATCGACGTCATGGCCGACCTCGCCTTCCGAGCCGACGTCGATCCCGAAGACGCGCTCGCGACCCTGCACGTCGCGATCCGTGGCGAGCGTGGCTCGCGCTACTACCTCAAGACCGACCGGAAAACACGCTGCAGCACCGTCAGCTACGATGGCATGCATCTCGACGTGACGCCCACGGTCCGCCTGACGGGCACCGCCGAGAAGACGGGGCTGATCTTTCACTCCAAGCCCGAGGATCCGTCCGAGCCGAAGATGTCGCTGTACGCCAACCCACACGGGTTCGCGCAGTGGTTCATCGCCCGGACCCCGCCGGACCAGGATTTCGGCACCTTCTTTGAACGGCGGTCGCTGGACTACGATCGCGAACGCGCGATCCTGTCCAAGCGCGCGGACGCCGCACCTGTGCCGGAGCAGTGCCCTGCCTACCACAAGTCGCGCGCAGTCATCGCGTTGCAGTTGATCAAACGCTGGCGCAATCTGGCGTATGATAGACGGCACAAGAGCCGGCGGCTGCCGCCGTCGGTGCTGCTTGCCTTCTACGTGGCCAGCCACGCCAACCAGATGACGTCGCTCGCAGAAGAGCTCAGCTTCCAGGTCGAGAGCATGCTGGCCGTCGTCGGGCAGGAGCATGACCGGGGCGAGAAGGTCTTCGCCAGCAACCCGATGTGCCGCGAGGACATCCTCACGGATCGCTGGCCTGCAGACCTGAACGACCAGGCGGTCTTCATCCGCGAACTCACCGACTTCGCCGTGAAGCTCCGGCGGCTGCGCGGCGACATCGCCCTTCCCGAGATGCAGCAGATCCTCGAAGATCTGTTCGGCGAGAAGCCCGCGCGGTCGGCGGTGAAGGACCACGTCCAGCGCGTCGGCAAGGACGTGGGCTCGACCGGTAGCCGCTTCATGCCCGGCAAAGCCGCGATCCCTGCCGCGGTGGCCGGCGGCACGTCGGCACCGAGCATCGCCAGATCGGCACCGTCGCATAAGTTCTTCGGCGATCACCCTGATGACGTACCGAAGCGTCGATGA
- a CDS encoding CBASS cGAMP-activated phospholipase: MPEPARDFRPGDPRSKGAIPQRRIPQDWPKDRRFRILSLDGGGIKGLFPATVLAEIERRYLGGGSIAGYFDLVAGTSTGGILALGLGAGLTAAEMADLYLTRGPEVFPQPSNAAWGHIRSWWRGKRNYVLYNYEREPLEALLTDALGSKLLGDSKLRLCIPAFEGKHSEVFVFKTPHHRDYKFDRLEPMVKTALATAAAPTYFRPLEHNGYMLVDGGVWANNPVMLAVIEALICFDVDRDQIDVLSLGCGDDPYVVSRLQSALGGKLTWYDVIFAAMRLQSLSATNQARLLLGPPAVRRIDPPANPRPIMLDDYRRSKDELVPAARNVVDEHGAQIAAAFLASPADRFVPAPLE; encoded by the coding sequence ATGCCCGAACCCGCCCGAGACTTCAGACCCGGAGACCCGCGCTCGAAGGGAGCAATTCCGCAACGACGAATTCCACAGGATTGGCCGAAAGACCGGCGTTTTCGGATCCTATCTCTCGATGGGGGCGGTATTAAGGGACTGTTCCCGGCAACTGTTCTCGCCGAGATCGAACGGCGTTATCTCGGTGGCGGCTCTATCGCCGGCTATTTCGATCTGGTCGCCGGCACCTCCACCGGTGGCATACTCGCCCTCGGTCTCGGAGCCGGCCTGACGGCGGCAGAGATGGCCGACCTCTACTTGACGCGCGGCCCCGAGGTCTTTCCGCAGCCGTCGAACGCCGCTTGGGGCCACATCCGGTCGTGGTGGAGAGGGAAGCGCAACTACGTCCTGTACAACTACGAACGCGAACCGCTGGAGGCCCTTCTGACTGATGCGCTCGGCAGCAAACTCCTTGGCGACTCCAAGTTGCGATTATGCATACCCGCGTTCGAGGGCAAGCACAGCGAGGTGTTCGTCTTCAAGACGCCTCACCATCGCGACTACAAGTTCGACCGCCTGGAGCCAATGGTCAAAACAGCGTTGGCGACGGCCGCGGCGCCGACCTACTTCCGACCTCTCGAGCACAACGGCTACATGCTGGTGGACGGGGGCGTCTGGGCCAACAACCCGGTCATGCTGGCGGTCATTGAGGCCTTGATCTGCTTCGACGTCGATCGGGACCAGATCGACGTGTTGAGTCTCGGCTGCGGCGACGACCCGTACGTCGTCTCCCGGCTACAGTCAGCGCTCGGCGGAAAGTTGACCTGGTACGACGTGATCTTCGCCGCGATGCGCCTGCAGTCGCTGTCGGCAACCAACCAGGCGCGCTTGCTGCTCGGGCCGCCGGCGGTAAGGCGTATCGACCCGCCCGCGAACCCGAGACCCATTATGCTCGACGACTACCGCAGGTCGAAGGACGAGCTCGTTCCGGCGGCCCGGAACGTGGTCGACGAACATGGAGCGCAGATCGCCGCCGCCTTCCTCGCGAGCCCGGCAGACCGCTTCGTGCCGGCACCTCTGGAGTGA